The Cotesia glomerata isolate CgM1 unplaced genomic scaffold, MPM_Cglom_v2.3 scaffold_211, whole genome shotgun sequence nucleotide sequence GAGGCCGTAACATTCCTCCCTATTTTAAGATTGAGCGATGGGGTTTCATCGACCCCGTCGCGAATACACATGTATATACAAATACCTATATCTTCGTATGTGCGTTTATGTGtaggcaataaaaaaaataattatccttCCAGTCAACCTTACAAGCCTTAAGATCTAGAACTACAAATGCGattaacataaaatatttcaattaatggttatatataaatcttgaTACTGCAATGTCGCATTGACAATGTTATGCGACATTGTTGTGATCATTACGTTTTAACTACTATCATTTGTAgttacataattttaaatttttagcagCATGAAtttaatcatatttttaatttttaaggacAAAACAACATCttaaattatgaattgaaAGTTAAACAAGCGACataatgataaaagaaaatgtCTCTGTACATGTTGTTTAATTGTTAGTTTTGACGGAATAACGTCGTATACATTGATGAATTCTAACAATATACGTGAAATTTGTCGCGTTCCACCTGAGCCTGTGCGTGCGAGCGAGAGCGCACAACAAGCGATAAGACACAGGTAGAGAGGTTTAAGCGTATTAATGAGTCCcccttttttttgttaaaataaaaatttttccttttttaaataaaataataaacgtaaGAGTTTAATGTTATATTTCTTTtgtataacaaaatttttcttttccccttcttttttttttataaaattatgaattattaattcaatccTTAACtatgtaatttttcatcaatttctCTCCCTCCCCCCTGTGTACGTCATCACGTCAAACTTTTGTCCATGTACGGGccttatagaaaaaaaaagattttctgtttttgttttaaaaatcgttGCATTTTTGTAGGATTAATTATAGCCTTATGATAATATTACTATGATTGCGAATTTTCTCAtgattattttgtattaaaagttaaattttaaccaatgaACAGTGCAAGTTAGAGTGGTttcattaaatcaaaaattttttttttttttttttttttttttttttttttgcaagagAAGGAAAGAGAGGTAAGTACTATAGACAAAAGGAGGAAGAGGTCCTCGGCTCGGCTTGCAACGTACTCCTTGTCCCCACCTTCAGTTGGTCCTTAGGTTTTCGGGCATTAGATTTTCCGATGAGAAGGGGAAAGAGGCTTATAAATCCCTGGGGATGAGTGCATTGTTACTTATTTCCTCAATTAGTTGAAAGTGTTCGTGTCGTTGGTGTTTctattcatcattttttttgaaagtgatcattctttttttttttttttacccttCGGTAAGTGgacatatatatagatatacatataaaattttgtatcgtGTGGTGCATAatcattgatttattttccccttttatttttctttagaaAATGAATTCATGTTACGTTGGTTTGGTAAGGTGTGGGGTGACAAGTGCGGGAATCCAAACTACTGTCGGTCAACCTGGACCGTCAACTTCTGGCTACCGAGGGCGTTACGTGGTATCAGCGTCAGGAAGTTCCGCAGCGACTCCAGCAGTGGTTCCGGCTCAAGGTTCAGTAGCAACGTCACCCTTGTCAACATCTTCTTCTTCAACCGCAGGGTCCTCGGGTTCATCAGGTGGTTCGTGGGCGGCGACGCCAGCCACCTCTTCAGTGGATCCTCTGAGGGTAAAAACGGAAGAGTTGTTGTTGGAAGATTTTACCCAGGAGCCCGATCCATCGGCGCCGGAGTGTCGTGAACCAAAAGCAGCAAGCCCGGTGAATCAGAGCCCTCGTAAGTACTCCTTGgtattttcttctttcctcttgtgttttttttttttttttttttttttttttttttgacacatttttttgttctttttattttagggTATATGATGAACTGGCATGACGCAGAGATGGTGACAGTCGATTCTTCTCCCCTTGACCTGTCGCGTTATCTGAGTGATCCTCCAGTTTCGTCCCCTGAGGTTCCAGCCCCGCGGAAGAGGAGATCTCAATTTCCTACCCCTGGGGAACTTCAGTTCATGGTCCGGGAACTACAGCCATTATTGCATCTCAACGTGATTTTATATCGATCATCGTCATTTATCCAGGGGACGACCAGGATCGCTCCCGGATTTTGGGACCCAATAATAGCAATTATCCCGGAATCTAGGGGGTGTGTGAAGCGCTTCTTTCTTCAATTTCCCTTGGAACTAGTGGAGCAACTGAATCCGTCAAGGGATTCCCTGCTGAAGGTACAAAACGttctttttttgtattatccTTTTCTTCTCcccttatattttttttgtcgttaattgttataattaatgttgaaaattgTGTGTTCACAGACGGTACTTCACATGTCGTCTCAGGAGTTGCGTCACTGGTTTAGATATACCAAGGCTCCAAGGCACGTTCAACAATGGCTACGTAAACTATACCGA carries:
- the LOC123274080 gene encoding uncharacterized protein LOC123274080, with protein sequence MNSCYVGLVRCGVTSAGIQTTVGQPGPSTSGYRGRYVVSASGSSAATPAVVPAQGSVATSPLSTSSSSTAGSSGSSGGSWAATPATSSVDPLRVKTEELLLEDFTQEPDPSAPECREPKAASPVNQSPRYMMNWHDAEMVTVDSSPLDLSRYLSDPPVSSPEVPAPRKRRSQFPTPGELQFMVRELQPLLHLNVILYRSSSFIQGTTRIAPGFWDPIIAIIPESRGCVKRFFLQFPLELVEQLNPSRDSLLKTVLHMSSQELRHWFRYTKAPRHVQQWLRKLYRVYRGNYNVSANN